The following DNA comes from Deinococcus sedimenti.
CGGACCTCCGTGATATGCGGCAGGGGTAGGGTCGTCAGGAACGTCAGCGCCAGGTGCGCCGCGCGCAGCTGATCCCGTATCACGGCGTTTCCAGGCAGATGGAACGCTGGACGTGACGGGGGTGGCGTCCGCTCACCCCCACCCGGCCTCGCCCCTCAAGGGGGAGGAGAGAGCCTGGCGCCTCTGGCCTGGGCATCACGGGGTCTGCACGTGGATCTGCGCCGCAACACCCAGGGACAGCGTCAGGGTGTGGTCGGTCGCCCAGACGGTCAGGGTGCCCAGCGCGGCGTCCACGGCGTCCAGCCGCAGCGGCGCGCCTGGCGTGAGTCCGGCGGCCACCAGGGCCCGCAGCTGATCGGCGTCCCCGTCCGGGACGCGCGCCACGGTCGCCGTGTCCCCGGTCGCCAGCTGCGACAGGCGCCGCTGCGGCTGGTGCGGCAACTCGCCGTCCAGGGTGGGGATCGGGTCGCCGTGCGGGTCGTGCGTGGGGTCACCCAGCCACGCCGCGATGCGCGCCTCCAGCCGCTCGCTCAGCGCGTGCTCGAGGCGCTCGGCTTCCTCGTGCACCTCGTCCAGCGGGACGCCCAGCGCGCGGTGCAGGAACAGTTCCAGCAGCCGGTGGTGCCGCAGGACCTCCAGCGCCACCCGCTCGCCCTCGGCGGTCAGTTGCGCGCCCTGATACGGCGCGTGCGACACGAGGCCCTGCTCGGTCAGTTTGCGGAGCATGCCGGTCACGCTGGCGGGCGCGACCTCCAGCGCCGCCGCGAGCGCCTGGGTGTTCACCTTCCCCGACTGTCCCAGCATGTACAGGTGCTTCAGGTAATCCTCCGCCGAGCGGGACAGGGAACGGCCGGTCATGCCGCCCAGTGTAGCGGCACCGCAGATGGGAACTTTTTCGCGGCGGGCCTCCTCTAAGGTATGAGGTGCCCTTGAATGACCCACACGACACCCTGTCCGACCTGCACCTCGCGCGCCTGGCTGCGCGGGACGAGCGGGCCTTCGAGGCGCTCGTGAGAACGCACGCGCCACAGGTGCACCGCCTCGCCGCCAGCCTCGTGGGGCCCGGCGCGGCGGACGACGTCGTGCAGGACGTGTTCATCGCCGCGCACAAGGCCCTCGGGGGCTTCCGGGGCGAGGCGAGCCTGAGCACCTGGCTGCACCGCATCACCCTGAACGCCTGCCACAAGGCGCTCGGCGCGCGGCAGACCGTGACGCTGGAGGACACCCCGGAACCCCACGCGCCGCACAATCCGGTCCGCGCGGGCGAGCAGGCGCAGGTCCGCGACCGCCTGGCCCGTGCGCTGGCGCAGCTGCCGCCCGATCAGCGCGAGGCGGTCGCCCTGCGGGAACTGTCGGGCCTGGACTACGCCGAGATCGCCGCGCTGACCGGCGCGGAGCTCGGCACCGTGAAGAGCCGCATCAACCGGGGCCGCGCGGCCCTGCGCGCCCTGCTCACCCGCGCCGGAGTGACCCCATGACCCACGACCCCGACGACCACACTGATGACCATACCGACGAATTCGACGAACTGGACACCCTGTTCGCCCAGGCGCGCACGCTGACCCCCGCCGACCTGGGCGCCGCCGACCGCTTCCTGACCCGCCGCCGCGCCGCCCGCACCCGCAGCCGCGCGGGGTGGCTGACCGGCGCGCTGGCCTCGGCAGCCCTGGTGGCGGGCCTGACCGTCCTGCGCCCCGCCACGCAACTGCCCGGCCCGCTGCCCAGCAGCGCCGCGTACGACGCCTACCAGAGCGCCTGGGGAGCCGACTGGTGACACGCTTCCTGCTCCTGCTGACGCTGACCCTGGGTACCGCGCACGCGGGCGACCTGGAGGACGTCCAGGCCGCGCTGAAGAGGGCCCGCACCCAGGTGGCGCGCGGGCAGGCCGAGGTGACCGTGCTGTTCCCCCCACGCCCCGACCCCACTCGCACGGCCACGCAACTGCCCGCCCTGACGGTGCGGCCCGCGCTGTTCGCGAAGAACTTCAACGTGACCCGCGGCGGCACCGAGCAGGTCGCCGGGCGCGACGCGGCGCGCTTCACCCTGACCCCGAAGGTCGGCGACGCCGCCCGCTGGACGCTGTGGGTGGACCTGCAGTGGAACGTGCCGCTGGCCTTCGAGGAACGCGGCGCGGACGGCACCCTCGCGCGGCGCGCCGCGCTGATCCGCGTGCAGGCAGGGACTGCCCGTGTGACCCGCCCGGCCCCGCCCGCCGCGCCCGATGGCCTGCGCGCCGCGCTGACCCGCGCCCTGCCGGGCCTGCGACTCCCGCCGGGCTTCACGCCCGTCGGTGTGCAGGCGCGCGGCAAGGGGCTGGAGGTCGCCCTGACCGACGGTCTGAACGTCCTGGCGCTGGTCGTTGCGCCGCAGGACGTGAAGGCCGCGCCGGGCGTCGCGTCGCGCCGCGTGGGCAGGCTGTTCGTGTGGCTGGTCGGCAACCTGCCGCAGAGCACGCTCCAGGCCGCCCTGGCAGGCATCCGCAGCGCCACGCCGGACCCGCTGGGAACTTTTTCGACTCCCGCCGACTCCAATCCATAACGCCCCCCCACCCGGTTCCTGACTGCCGCAAGGAGTTTGTTCATGCCCCTGACCCCCCTCTCCCGCCCGCTGACCGCCGAGGACGCCGCGCACTTCCTGCGCCGCACCGCCTTCGGCGCGACCGACGCGCAGATCCGCGCGCTGGTCGGCCAGAACGCCCAGGACGTGGCCCGCGCCGCCCTGGCCTTCGATCAGAGCCGCGCCAGCAGCACCCCCTTCGACCCCATGCAGGGCGCCACGCCCGGCGCGGCCCTGCAACTCGGGCGCGGCGCGTGGCTGTACGAACTCGCGTACGGCCCGCACCCCCTGCGCGAGAAGCTGGCCCTGACCTGGAGCAATCACTTCGTGGTCGCCACCGACAAGGTCCGCAACACCCCGGCCATGCTGGACTACCTGAACCTGCTGCGCCGCCACGCCGCCACGACCTCCTTCGAACGCTTCACGCTGGACGTCGCGCAGTCGCCCGCCATGCTGCGCTACCTGGACAACGACCAGAACCGCAAGGGCAAACCCAACGAGAACTTCAGCCGGGAACTGCTGGAACTGTTCACGACCGGCATCGGTGCCTACACGGAAACC
Coding sequences within:
- a CDS encoding metal-dependent transcriptional regulator — encoded protein: MTGRSLSRSAEDYLKHLYMLGQSGKVNTQALAAALEVAPASVTGMLRKLTEQGLVSHAPYQGAQLTAEGERVALEVLRHHRLLELFLHRALGVPLDEVHEEAERLEHALSERLEARIAAWLGDPTHDPHGDPIPTLDGELPHQPQRRLSQLATGDTATVARVPDGDADQLRALVAAGLTPGAPLRLDAVDAALGTLTVWATDHTLTLSLGVAAQIHVQTP
- a CDS encoding RNA polymerase sigma factor; amino-acid sequence: MNDPHDTLSDLHLARLAARDERAFEALVRTHAPQVHRLAASLVGPGAADDVVQDVFIAAHKALGGFRGEASLSTWLHRITLNACHKALGARQTVTLEDTPEPHAPHNPVRAGEQAQVRDRLARALAQLPPDQREAVALRELSGLDYAEIAALTGAELGTVKSRINRGRAALRALLTRAGVTP
- a CDS encoding sigma-E factor regulatory protein RseB domain-containing protein: MTRFLLLLTLTLGTAHAGDLEDVQAALKRARTQVARGQAEVTVLFPPRPDPTRTATQLPALTVRPALFAKNFNVTRGGTEQVAGRDAARFTLTPKVGDAARWTLWVDLQWNVPLAFEERGADGTLARRAALIRVQAGTARVTRPAPPAAPDGLRAALTRALPGLRLPPGFTPVGVQARGKGLEVALTDGLNVLALVVAPQDVKAAPGVASRRVGRLFVWLVGNLPQSTLQAALAGIRSATPDPLGTFSTPADSNP